One genomic window of Salvia miltiorrhiza cultivar Shanhuang (shh) chromosome 4, IMPLAD_Smil_shh, whole genome shotgun sequence includes the following:
- the LOC131019978 gene encoding 7-deoxyloganetic acid glucosyltransferase-like produces the protein MAKSEAAVLCPHVMIFPLPLQGPVKCMLKLAEMLSLAGIRVTFLNSHHVQRRIPDSAAYLTTKYRNFRFQTLPDGLPDDNPRTGDQILNLLQSMEDVSQPLFRQILHSAATPVTCLIADGVFTFAARVAKDAGLPLLYFDTISPCGLWGLLSLPTLIQAGEVPFADEELDEVVGGMEGGVMRRRDLPSFCRIKDMKDPIIELVIKEAKHIPLAQGLIFNTFQHLDAPILSQMLSICPNIYAVGPLHAHLKTRLAADAASNSIWEEDKSCISWLHSQPPKSVIYVSIGSLAVMTRVQLYEIWHGLVNSGARFLWARRPGSVSGSEPDDEVPLDLLEGTKERGYVVSWVPQEEVLAHPSVGGFLTHSGWNSTLESIVAGKPMICWPFHADQQVNGRYVGEVWKLGLDMKDSCDRVVVEKMIRELMEVRKDFFLERAHAMAKLAHSSVGPGGSSSLDFDRLIQDIKMMNIPMNKIL, from the exons ATGGCTAAATCAGAAGCAGCAGTATTGTGTCCTCACGTTATGATATTCCCACTGCCGCTGCAGGGCCCCGTGAAGTGCATGCTCAAACTCGCCGAAATGCTGAGCCTCGCCGGCATCCGAGTCACCTTCCTCAACAGCCACCACGTCCAGCGCCGCATCCCCGACTCCGCCGCCTACTTGACCACCAAGTATCGCAACTTCCGTTTCCAAACGCTCCCCGACGGCCTTCCCGACGACAATCCCCGCACGGGCGATCAGATACTCAACCTCTTGCAGTCCATGGAAGATGTCTCCCAGCCTCTGTTCCGCCAGATTCTGCATTCCGCCGCCACCCCCGTCACCTGCTTGATCGCCGACGGGGTTTTCACTTTTGCTGCTCGTGTAGCAAAGGACGCCGGACTTCCGCTCTTGTATTTCGACACCATTAGCCCATGTGGTTTGTGGGGTCTTCTCTCTTTGCCTACCCTCATTCAAGCAGGGGAGGTTCCTTTTGCAG ATGAGGAGCTAGACGAAGTTGTAGGCGGAATGGAAGGAGGCGTGATGAGGCGGCGCGATCTGCCGAGCTTCTGCCGAATCAAAGACATGAAGGATCCAATAATAGAGCTAGTAATCAAGGAAGCGAAGCACATTCCCTTAGCTCAAGGCCTCATCTTCAACACGTTCCAACACCTGGATGCTCCGATCCTATCCCAAATGCTAAGCATCTGCCCCAACATCTACGCCGTCGGGCCCCTCCACGCCCACTTGAAAACCAGGCTCGCAGCCGACGCCGCCTCCAACAGCATTTGGGAAGAAGACAAGAGCTGCATTTCTTGGCTTCACAGTCAGCCACCAAAATCTGTGATTTATGTCAGCATCGGAAGTCTTGCTGTCATGACAAGGGTCCAACTGTACGAGATTTGGCATGGCTTGGTGAACAGCGGGGCCAGATTCTTGTGGGCCCGGAGGCCCGGCTCGGTGTCCGGGTCCGAGCCTGATGACGAGGTTCCTTTGGATTTATTGGAGGGGACAAAAGAGAGAGGGTATGTGGTGAGCTGGGTCCCACAGGAGGAGGTGCTGGCACACCCCTCGGTGGGCGGGTTTTTGACGCACTCTGGATGGAACTCGACTCTTGAGAGCATCGTTGCTGGGAAGCCTATGATTTGTTGGCCGTTTCATGCCGACCAGCAAGTCAATGGCAGGTACGTGGGGGAGGTTTGGAAGCTAGGTTTGGACATGAAAGATAGTTGTGATAGGGTTGTGGTGGAGAAGATGATTAGGGAGCTTATGGAGGTGAGAAAGGATTTCTTCTTGGAAAGGGCTCATGCTATGGCCAAACTGGCTCACTCCAGCGTGGGCCCGGGCGGCTCTTCCTCTCTGGATTTCGATCGTCTTATTCAAGATATCAAGATGATGAACATACCTATGAACAAAATATTATGA